A portion of the Babylonia areolata isolate BAREFJ2019XMU chromosome 16, ASM4173473v1, whole genome shotgun sequence genome contains these proteins:
- the LOC143290997 gene encoding uncharacterized protein LOC143290997, with translation MTSQLLQSNHGPAERHFDPACLPVPNTVHSVPEDPKSAADDRGQTVQAGGRWQNVQTAPTPHGQDRAKESVAPSSSTETSKPTTSKTPNRFTFSAFSPVNSKMCPHSVLQMKMKILLFFSLLLHCTTPLQFSRCTKWPGFLTSQDQTACKCDMDGPVIMHEGDSMQLQWRNDRNQTLAFCTTGRCAECTMALTLPLSALLLNPRDSGKPFSCVKIFNGQETDAATINVPNIAFGPKHMMLSGPAGPIGQTDDAITLSCTVVSNPEPSMEWTHTPASALPSPIARLTRFEFTQTLTFDPRSYSDGDVIKCAASNPKLPGSRIEASYLLHFKAEVELVQCTQQPQHVNPEDDSACTCSFTPSPPFTHTWTLSWADHRGNTLASDTSFNSTLTLPLPVSLIRQNGFSFTCLAANENGVYSKTQYLPVIAGIPLHVNISSSVSYLPEDDTQMTLTCSAHGDLAMKFTWTGAPASAVIGPRVEGDSLTFSQTLTFDSKDVRDGDVVKCTVTNSDYPSLFQQDTHTLRRAPRPVLKDCVEPGQYITADMSTVCTAIFTLPSTFTLPAPTFTLTWLDPEGHELLRAHSSTLEGGSPPELVLPLDAALIAPEYSGLPFVCRVSTEGGKVFSAPVVFVPTLAPKPELRDCLGEDEFITPVSTSVCTAVLSPTHLPRHHYTLAWEDPTGQILTYTDTTSTLTQSPLTLTLDASLVRPEHSGLPFVCRVSTEQGEFSNVLYVPNVAYGPGQVSIVSHMPQDRHQPISLHFLVKDSNPAPVVEWTGVPHGARHSDCSPQYGMFCAAVSFPASAVPEGYSVTCSARNPYLEDSVMEDTVTVASVCTNTGWGPMSAVCLALGIVALVAVLCAVTLAVCLAISGGCCKSCRRRDRDTELLEECEEVPEEKKTTMEAKCEEVAETTMQREECYE, from the exons ATGACGTCACAGTTGTTACAGTCAAACCACGGACCAGCAGAGCGGCACTTCGATCCGGCATGTCTCCCCGTTCCCAACACGGTGCACAGTGTCcctgaagatcccaagtcagcCGCTGATGACCGCGGACAGACAGTTcaggcaggaggaaggtggcagaatg TTCAGAcagcacccactcctcatggccaGGACCGTGCTAAGGAGAGCGTGGCTCCCAGCTCTTCGACGGAGACCTCCAAGCCCACCACCAGTAAGACTcccaa CCGCTTTACCTTCAGTGCCTTCAGTCCTGTCAACAGCAAGATGTGTCCACATTCAGTGTTACAGATGAAG ATGAAGATCTTGCTGTTCTTCTCCCTGCTTCTCCACTGCACAA CCCCCTTACAGTTCAGCAGGTGCACGAAGTGGCCTGGCTTCCTGACGAGCCAGGACCAGACGGCGTGTAAATGCGACATGGACGGTCCCGTCATTATGCATGAGGGGGACTCAATGCAGCTCCAGTGGCGAAACGACCGCAACCAGACCCTGGCCTTCTGCACCACGGGCAGGTGTGCCGAATGCACGATGGCGCTGACCCTGCCCCTCAGCGCTTTGCTCCTAAACCCCAGGGACAGCGGCAAGCCCTTCTCCTGTGTCAAAATTTTCAACGGGCAGGAAACGGATGCGGCGACGATCAACGTGCCGAACATCGCCT TCGGCCCCAAACACATGATGCTGTCCGGACCTGCCGGTCCCATTGGCCAGACTGACGACGCCATCACCCTCAGCTGCACTGTAGTTTCGAACCCCGAACCCTCCATGGAATGGACCCACACGCCAGCCAGCGCCCTGCCCTCACCCATCGCTCGCCTGACCAGGTTCGAATTCACccagaccttgacctttgaccccaGGAGTTACAGTGATGGTGACGTCATTAAATGTGCCGCGAGCAATCCTAAGCTGCCAGGGTCCCGGATAGAGGCCAGTTATCTCCTTCactttaaag CGGAAGTGGAACTGGTGCAGTGCACACAGCAGCCTCAGCACGTGAATCCAGAGGACGACAGTGCCTGCACGTgctccttcaccccctcaccccccttcacccacacGTGGACACTCAGCTGGGCAGACCACCGGGGCAACACGCTGGCCAGTGACACGTCATTCAACtccaccctcactctccccctgccCGTCTCCCTCATCCGCCAGAATGGCTTTTCCTTCACCTGCCTGGCAGCCAATGAAAACGGCGTCTATTCCAAGACCCAGTATTTGCCTGTGATTGCCG GTATCCCACTCCATGTCAACATCAGCAGCTCAGTCAGCTACCTCCCTGAGGACGACACCCAGATGACCTTGACCTGTTCTGCACACGGTGACCTCGCCATGAAGTTCACGTGGACAGGGGCACCTGCCTCCGCTGTGATCGGGCCGCGCGTGGAGGGAGACAGCCTGACCTTCAGccagaccttgacctttgactccAAGGACGTGCGCGACGGTGACGTGGTCAAGTGTACGGTGACGAACTCGGATTACCCGTCCCTGTTCCAGCaggacacacacaccctgagGAGGGCCC CCCGGCCGGTGCTGAAGGACTGCGTGGAGCCCGGTCAGTACATCACGGCGGACATGAGCACTGTGTGCACTGCCATCTTCACCCTCCCCTCGACCTTCACCCTCCCCGCCCCGACCTTCACCTTGACCTGGCTTGACCCCGAGGGTCACGAGCTGCTGAGGGCGCACAGCTCCACCCTGGAGGGCGGCTCTCCGCCGGAGCTCGTGCTGCCCCTGGACGCCGCGCTGATCGCCCCTGAATACAGTGGTCTTCCTTTCGTCTGCAGGGTCAGTACTGAGGGCGGCAAGGTCTTCTCTGCCCCCGTCGTCTTCGTCCCCACTTTGGCGC CCAAACCGGAGCTGAGAGACTGCCTGGGCGAGGACGAGTTCATCACACCTGTCAGCACGTCAGTGTGCACGGCCgtgctctcccccacccacctcccccgccaCCATTACACCCTGGCCTGGGAGGACCCCACCGGTCAAATTCTCACCTACACcgacaccacctccacactcaccCAATCGCCGCTGACCTTGACCCTGGACGCCTCGCTGGTCCGCCCCGAGCACAGTGGTCTACCCTTTGTCTGCAGGGTCAGCACGGAGCAAGGGGAGTTCTCCAACGTCCTCTACGTTCCCAACGTTGCCT ATGGACCCGGCCAGGTGTCCATCGTCAGCCACATGCCCCAGGACCGGCACCAGCCAATCAGCCTGCACTTCCTGGTGAAGGACTCGAACCCCGCCCCCGTCGTGGAGTGGACAGGAGTGCCGCACGGTGCCCGTCACAGTGACTGCAGCCCGCAGTACGGCATGTTCTGTGCCGCCGTCAGTTTCCCCGCCAGCGCAGTCCCCGAGGGCTACAGTGTCACGTGCTCTGCCCGGAACCCCTACCTTGAAGACTCCGTGATGGAGGACACGGTGACAGTGG CTTCTGTCTGCACGAACACTGGTTGGGGGCCAATGAGTGCGGTGTGCTTGGCGTTGGGAATAGTGGCCCTTGTAGCGGTGCTGTGTGCTGTGACCCTGGCCGTGTGTCTGGCCATTTCAGGGGGGTGTTGCAAGAGCTGCAGAAGGCGTGACAGGGATACGG AACTGTTGGAGGAGTGCGAGGAAGTaccggaggagaagaagacgacaatgGAGGCAAAGTGTGAGGAAGTAGCGGAGACGACAATGCAGAGAGAGGAGTGCTATGA GTGA